A genomic segment from Vidua macroura isolate BioBank_ID:100142 chromosome Z, ASM2450914v1, whole genome shotgun sequence encodes:
- the LOC128822364 gene encoding serine/threonine-protein kinase PAK 3-like, translating to MFPLMKVAVKQVNLQQQGCEDVLKEILVMKEYKNPNIVTYLESYLVSEDVLVVLEYMDGGSLADVVSMKRMAVGHIATVCRECLQGLAFLHANQVIHRDIKSDNILLGQDGSVKLADFGLCAPFSPEQSKRRSMVGTTCWMAPEVVRREPYGPKVDIWSLGIVGIEMAKGEAPYIRETSERVRCKYAQRAVSFSCVSIRQNPMPTA from the exons ATGTTCCCCCTCATGaag GTGGCCGTAAAGCAAGTtaatctccagcagcagggctgcgaggatgtgttgaaggaaatcctggtcatGAAGGAATATAAGAACCCAAATATTGTCACCTAcctagaaag CTACCTTGTCAGtgaggatgtcctggtggtgttggagtatatggatggaggctccttagctgatgtggtcagcatgaaaaggatggctgtaggacacatagcaacagtgtgtcgggag tgcctgcaaggcctggctttccttcatgccaaccaggtgatccacagagacatcaaaagtgacaacatccttctgggccaggatggctccgtcaagctgg ccgattttggcctctgtgctccgttcagccctgagcagagtaaaCGGAGGTCGATGGTCGGGACCacttgctggatggcacctgaggtggtgagaagagagccatacggccccaaagtggacatctggtcccttggcattgtgggaatagaaatggccaaaggagaggctccttatattcgggaaaccagtgagagggtaaggtgcaaatacgctcagagagcggtgtccttctcctgtgtgtccattagacaaaatcccatgcccacagcttaa